The Setaria italica strain Yugu1 chromosome IX, Setaria_italica_v2.0, whole genome shotgun sequence genome has a window encoding:
- the LOC101769344 gene encoding cysteine synthase: MAAATAAGAAAAAAAVSLIACYIIFRSSTPKVPWARTARPSRTSGRRTRRRGLVEAIGNTPLIRINSLSDATGCEILGKAEFLNPGGSVKDRVAVKIIEEALESGDLSYGGTVTEGSAGSTAISLATVAPAYGCRCHVVIPDDAAIEKSQIIEALGATVERVRPVSITHRDHFVNIARRRALEANKLAAAQRESNETQTNGLAHVNSRDKLETMQRESKKTQNNDPAHGSTGMPHRGKYDPSSDSKGGFFADQFENMANYRAHYEWTGPEIWEQTKGSLHAFIAAAGTGGTIAGVSCYLKEKNRNIKCFLMDPPGSGLFNKVTRGVMYTKEEAEGKRLKNPFDTITEGIGINRVTRNFMMAELDGAYRGTDREAVEMSRFLLKNDGLFVGSSSAMNCVGAVRVARDLGPGHTIVTILCDSGMRHLSKFFNDQYLADHGLTPTATGLEFLDK; encoded by the exons atggcggcggcgacggcggcaggagcagccgccgcggccgccgccgtatCCCTGATAGCCTGCTATATCATCTTCCGCAGTAGCACCCCCAAGGTCCCGTGGGCTCGAACAGCTAGGCCCTCTCGCACGAGCGGCCGGCGGACGCGACGGAGGGGTCTCGTGGAGGCCATCGGCAACACGCCCCTCATCCGCATCAACAGCCTCTCTGATGCCACAGGGTGCGAG ATTCTGGGGAAGGCCGAGTTCCTGAACCCGGGAGGCAGCGTGAAGGACCGCGTTGCGGTGAAGATCATCGAGGAG GCTTTAGAATCTGGAGATCTCAGCTACGGTGGTACTGTAACAGAGGGGAGTGCTGGAAGCACAGCTATTAGCCTGGCTACTGTTGCTCCAGCTTATGGCTGTAGGTGTCATGTTGTTATTCCTGATGATGCTGCCATTGAGAAG TCTCAAATAATTGAGGCGCTTGGAGCTACAGTTGAACGAGTGCGCCCTGTTTCAATCACTCACAGAGACCATTTTGTCAATATTGCCAGAAGAAGGGCATTAGAAGCAAACAAATTAGCAGCAGCGCAGAGAGAATCAAACGAGACACAAACTAATGGTTTAGCACATGTCAATTCGCGTGACAAGTTAGAAACTATGCAGAGAGAGTCAAAAAAGACACAAAATAATGATCCAGCACATGGCAGTACGGGAATGCCGCACAGAGGGAAATATGATCCAAGCTCTGATTCAAAAGGAGGTTTCTTCGCTGACCAGTTTGAGAATATGGCAAATTACCGAGCACATTATGAATGGACTGGTCCTGAGATATGGGAACAGACTAAGGGATCCCTTCATGCCTTCATTGCTGCAGCTGGTACTGGTGGCACCATTGCTGGAGTCTCATGCTATCTTAAG GAAAAGAACAGGAACATTAAATGCTTTTTAATGGACCCGCCCGGATCTGGTCTGTTCAACAAGGTTACTAGAGGGGTAATGTACACAAAAGAGGAGGCCGAGGGAAAAAGGCTGAAGAACCCTTTTGATACTATTACTGAAGGAATAGGAATCAACAGGGTCACTAGAAATTTCATGATGGCAGAACTGGATGGAGCTTATCGAGGAACAGATAGGGAAGCTGTCGAGATGTCAAG GTTCCTGCTGAAAAATGATGGACTATTTGTTGGGAGTTCTTCAGCCATGAATTGCGTTGGAGCTGTAAGAGTTGCTCGAGATTTGGGTCCAGGGCATACAATTGTGACAATTCTCTGTGACAGTGGGATGAGGCATCTAAGCAAGTTCTTCAATGACCAATATTTGGCTGATCATGGATTGACACCGACAGCCACTGGTCTGGAATTTCTCGATAAATGA
- the LOC101768935 gene encoding pentatricopeptide repeat-containing protein At4g16390, chloroplastic produces the protein MASLPLCRSPSSLLPSWPHRPISASFHPKNPSSPVAAHVSVQDPPPQQDPAPPSDSSPNGSRPSSNTRYLWVNPNSPRAADVVRARAGSGRRSRLASAAAALGACEPAEAAVAAALEAAFPEPPSEQDAVIVLNTAAAARPETAVLALRWFLRNAEIRKKVILYNVVLKLLRKKRRWSETEELWGEMLRDGVQPDNATFSTVISCARACGLPSKAVEWFEKMPEFGCSPDMLTYSAVIDAYGRAGKAEAALRLYDRARAEKWQLDPVICSTVIKIHSTTGNFDGALNVFEEMKAAGVKPNQVVYNTMLDAMGRAMRPWVVKTIHREMVDQQVQPSKATYCCLLHAYTRARYGEDAMAVYRLMKDEVMDIDVVLYNMLLSMCADIGYVDEAEEIFRDMKASMDARSKPDSWSYSSMVTLYSSTANVLGAEGVLNEMVEAGFKPNIFVLTSLIRCYGKAGRTDDVVRSFGMLEELGISPDDRFCGCLLSVAGNTPDEELGKVIDCIERSNAQLGAVVKLLVDRSASSGSFREAASELLGSARGLVKMPYCNSLMDLCVNLNQMEKACALLDAAQQLGIYANIQTRTQTQWSLHLRGLSVGAALTTLHVWMNDLYTALQSGGEGLPPLLGIHTGQGKNTYSDRGLAAMFEAHLKELDAPFHEAPDKAGWFLTTSVAAKHWLEIKKASELVAV, from the coding sequence ATGGCTTCCCTGCCTCTGTGCCGCTcgccgtcctccctcctcccctcatGGCCTCACCGGCCAATCTCCGCCTCCTTCCACCCCAAGAACCCCTCCTCCCCTGTCGCCGCTCACGTCTCCGTCCAGGACCCGCCTCCCCAACAAGACCCGGCGCCTCCCTCTGATTCCAGCCCGAATGGCAGCAGGCCCAGCAGCAACACGAGGTACCTCTGGGTCAACCCCAacagcccgcgcgccgccgacgtcgtccgcgcgcgcgccgggtccggccgccgctcgcgtctcgcctccgccgccgcggcgctcggcGCGTGCGAGCCCGCcgaggcggccgtggcggccgcgcTTGAGGCCGCCTTCCCCGAGCCGCCCTCCGAGCAGGACGCCGTTATCGTGCTCaacacggccgccgccgccaggccgGAGACCGCCGTGCTCGCTCTCCGCTGGTTCCTGAGGAACGCCGAGATCCGGAAGAAGGTCATCCTCTACAACGTGGTGCTCAAGCTGCTGCGCAAGAAGCGGCGCTGGAGCGAGACCGAGGAGCTCTGGGGCGAGATGCTGCGGGACGGCGTGCAGCCCGACAACGCCACCTTCTCGACCGTCATCAGCTGCGCGCGCGCCTGCGGCCTGCCCAGCAAGGCCGTGGAGTGGTTCGAGAAGATGCCGGAGTTCGGGTGCTCGCCGGACATGCTCACCTACTCCGCGGTGATCGATGCGTACGGCCGCGCCGGGAAAGCCGAGGCGGCCCTCCGCTTGTACGACCGTGCTCGCGCGGAGAAATGGCAGCTCGACCCTGTGATCTGCTCGACGGTGATCAAGATACACTCGACCACCGGCAACTTCGACGGTGCACTCAACGTGTTCGAGGAAATGAAGGCGGCCGGGGTGAAGCCAAACCAGGTTGTGTACAACACAATGTTGGACGCCATGGGCCGCGCAATGCGGCCATGGGTGGTGAAGACCATCCACAGGGAGATGGTTGACCAGCAGGTGCAGCCCAGCAAGGCAACATACTGCTGTCTCCTGCACGCTTACACCAGGGCGCGTTATGGTGAGGACGCCATGGCCGTGTACCGGCTGATGAAGGACGAGGTGATGGACATCGACGTGGTGCTGTACAACATGCTCCTATCTATGTGCGCAGACATTGGCTACGTCGACGAGGCTGAGGAGATCTTCAGGGACATGAAAGCGTCCATGGATGCCCGGTCCAAGCCTGATAGCTGGAGCTACTCATCAATGGTGACTCTGTATTCTTCCACTGCTAACGTCCTAGGCGCGGAGGGCGTACTGAACGAGATGGTGGAGGCTGGCTtcaagccgaacatcttcgtcCTCACCTCACTCATCCGGTGCTACGGCAAAGCTGGACGCACCGACGATGTCGTCAGATCCTTTGGCATGCTCGAGGAGCTCGGTATCAGCCCCGACGACAGATTCTGCGGCTGCCTTCTCAGCGTGGCGGGGAACACGCCGGATGAAGAACTGGGCAAGGTGATCGACTGCATCGAGAGGAGCAATGCTCAGCTTGGCGCCGTGGTAAAGCTTCTGGTGGATAGGAGCGCCTCCTCTGGATCTTTCAGGGAAGCTGCCAGTGAGCTGCTGGGCAGCGCCCGGGGCCTGGTGAAGATGCCTTACTGCAACAGCCTGATGGATCTGTGCGTGAACCTGAACCAGATGGAGAAGGCCTGCGCGCTCCTCGACGCCGCGCAGCAGCTCGGCATCTACGCCAACATCCAGACGCGGACCCAGACGCAGTGGTCGCTGCACCTCAGGGGCCTCTCCGTCGGCGCGGCACTGACCACGCTGCACGTCTGGATGAACGACCTGTACACGGCGCTGcagagcggcggcgagggcctgCCGCCGTTGTTGGGCATCCATACGGGGCAGGGGAAGAACACGTACTCGGACAGAGGGCTGGCCGCCATGTTCGAGGCGCATCTCAAGGAGCTCGACGCGCCGTTCCACGAGGCACCCGACAAGGCCGGCTGGTTCTTGACGACGAGCGTTGCTGCCAAGCACTGGCTGGAGATCAAGAAGGCGTCTGAATTAGTAGCTGTGTAA